AGCTTACCATCATAGCAGCTCCAGCTAACATTGCAATAATTTTTTTCATAAAATTTTCCTCCTTAAGATATTTTTTAATATAAAAAAAACAGCCTGTTAGGCTGTTTTAAACTAAACTATTTAGAACAATATAATGAATATACCTAAAAAGACTATTTAGATATAAAAATAAATAGACTAAATAATATATAAATTCCTAACATTTTAACAAAGTATATGAAAATTGACTCAGATTATTAAGGCTGAGTGAGAGTCCATATACAGTTGTCCAACAAATGTTAGAACTATACATATATTAATCCTCCTTGATTTATTTTCTTCATTATAACACTTTTATAAAAAAAATCAAGTGTAATTTTAAAAATAAAATCTGTATAAAAATATTAAAACATATAGTATAATAAAGATAACAAATAACTTGGAGGTATTAGAATGAACTATTATGTAGGAATTGATCTTGGAGGAACAAATACTAAAATAGGAATTTTAAATAATGATGGGGAAATTTTTAAAAGTACTGTTATAAAAACTCTTTCTTCTGAAGGAGCTGAAAGAACTCTTACTAGAATATGGGAAGCTGCTAAAAAATTAGCTGATGAACTTAACGTTGATACTAAAAAAATTAAAGGTATAGGAATTGGAATCCCTGGACCTGTTATTAATCAAAGTGTTGTTGCTTTCTTTGCTAATTTTCCTTGGGGTGAAAATGTAGATATAAAATCTATGATGGAAAAAATTTCTGGTATTGAAACAAAATTAGATAATGATGTCAATATTATTGCTTTAGGTGAAGCTAAATATGGAGCTGCAAAGGGAAGTAAGACAAGTGTAACTGTAGCTTTAGGAACAGGAATAGGGGGAGGAATCTATATAGATGGAAAACTTATTTCTGGATTTATGGGAGCTGGAGGAGAAATAGGACATATGAAACTTGTAAAAGATGGAAAGCTTTGTGGATGTGGACAAAAAGGATGCTTTGAAGCTTATGCATCAGCTACAGGATTAATAAGAGAGGCTATTTCAAGATTACTTGTAAATAAACAAAATTTATTGTATACAATGATAGATGGTAAATTAGATATATTAGAAGCAAAAGATATATTTGATGCAGCAAAAGAGGGGGATAAGTTTTCTTTAGATTTAGTTGAATATGAAGCAGAATATTTAGCAATGGGAATAGGAAATATATTAAATATAATTAATCCAGAGAAAATAGTATTAGGTGGAGGAGTAGCAATGGCTGGAGAAATTTTAATGAATCCAGTAAAAGAAAAACTAAAAAAATATGCACTTCCAGTAACTTTAAAAAATATGGAGATAGTTCAAGGTGTTTTAGGAAATGAAGCTGGAATAAAGGGTGCAGTAGGGCTATTTATGTAATTTAAAATATTAAAGTAAAGAAAAAGTATTTGTGAAAACAGATACTTTTTTTATTTTGTAAAAAAAGTTTTTGTAAAATTACTTTTGTTACTTGACAAATTATGAATAAAAGATTATCATTAATTATGAAGATTTAAAAGCGTGCTTAATTCTTATAAAAAAGATGAAAAGTTCATAAAACAAACAGTGCACACTATAGGAGGGAATTGGGATATGAAGAAAACAGGAATTATCTTAGGAGCATTACTATTAGTAGCAGGATTAACAGGATGTGGTGGAGAGAAAAAAGAAGAGGCTGCAAAAGCACCTGAAAAATTAAGAATAGGGTTTACAGCTTACAAATATGATGACAACTTTATAGCACTTTATAGAAAAGTTGTATTAGCAGAAGCTGAAAAAGTGCAAGATAAAGTTGAGTTAACAATGAACGACTCTCAAAATAGCCAACAAACTCAAAATGACCAAATAGACGTTATGTTATCAAAAGGTGTAGATGCATTAGCTATTAACTTAGTTGACCCAGCTGCTGGACAAACAGTAATGGAAAAAATAAAAGCAGAAAATGTACCAGTTGTATTCTATAACAAAAAACCAGCTAAATCAGTTATAGATGCATATGAAAAAGCTTACTATGTAGGAATTGACCCAAATGCACAAGGAGTTGCACAAGGGGAATTAATAGCTAAAGCTTGGAAAGCAAATCCAGCTCTAGACCTTAACAAAGATGGAGTAATCCAATATGTTATGATTAAAGGAGAACCTGGACATCCAGATGCTGAAGCAAGAACTACTTACTCTATAAAAACTTTAAATGACATGGGAATCCAAACAGAAGAATTACATCTAGATACAGCTATGTGGGATACAGCAATGGCAAAAGATAAAATGGATGCATGGTTATCAGGACCTAATGGAGATAAAATTGAAGTTGTAATTTGTAACAACGACGGAATGGCTTTAGGAGCTATCGAATCATTAAAAGCAACAGGAAAAATGCTACCAGTATATGGAGTAGACGCATTACCAGAAGCAATAGTTAAAATTGAAGCTGGAGAAATGGCTGGAACAGTTCTTAACGATGCTCAAGGACAAGGAAAAGGAACTTGGGATATGGTTGTAAACTTAGCTCAAGGTAAAGCAGCAACTGAAGGAACTTCATATCAATTAGTAGAAAAAGAATTATTAATTCCAAGTATTGGAATAGATAAAGAAAATGCAGCACAATTCAAATAGGATTAATTAGTTAGGTTAATGTTAAAAAGGGGAATTGTAGTTTACAATTTCCCTTTTTCATAGAAGAAGGAGACTGTCATGGAAAACTGTAAATACATATTGGAAATGAACAATATAACAAAAGAATTTCCTGGGGTAAAAGCATTAGATGGTGCTAATTTAAAAGTAAGACCTCATTCAGTACATGCTCTAATGGGAGAGAACGGTGCTGGAAAATCAACTTTAATGAAATGTTTATTTGGAATCTATGAAAAAGATTCTGGAACTATTTTATTTGAAGGAAAGGAAATTAATTTTAAATCTGCAAAAGAAGCTCTAGATAATGGAGTTTCAATGGTTCACCAAGAATTAAACCAAGTTTTACAAAGAAATATTTTAGATAATATTTGGTTGGGAAGATATCCTAAAAAAGGATTTTTTATAGATGAGAAAAAAATGTATGAAGATACAAAAAAAATATTTGAAGATTTGGATATAAATGTAGATCCACGTGCTAAAATGGGAGATTTAGCTGTATCTGAAAGACAAATGGTAGAGATAGCTAAAGCTGTTTCATATAATTCAAAAATAATAGTAATGGATGAACCTACATCTTCACTTACTGAAAAAGAGGTAGATCACTTATTTAAAATTATTAATAAATTAAGAGATAGAGGATGTGGAATAGTATATATTTCACATAAAATGGAAGAGATAAAAGCGATATCAGATGATATTACAATAATGAGAGATGGAAAGTGGATTGCAACAGAATCAGTAAAAGATTTAACTACTGAACAAATTATAAATATGATGGTTGGAAGAGATTTAACAAATCGTTTCCCTCCAAAAGATAACGTAGTAAAAGAAGAAATTTTAAAAGTAGAAGGACTAACAGCACTACATCAACCTTCAATTCAAAATGTAAGTTTTGAATTACATAAAGGAGAAATACTAGGAATTGCTGGTCTAGTTGGTTCTAAAAGAACTGAAATTGTAGAAACAATATTTGGAATGAGAGAAAAAGAGAGTGGGAAAATAACTATTAAAGGGAAAGAAGTAAAAAATCATAATCCAAATGAAGCAATAGCAAATGGATTTGCTCTTGTTACTGAGGAACGTAGAGCAACAGGAATTTATGGAATGTTGGATATAAACTTTAACTCAACTATTTCAAACTTAGATAGATATAAAGGAAAAAATCCATTACTAGCCTTATTAAATGATAAAGGTATGAAAGAAGATACTCAATGGGTAATAGACAGTATGCATGTAAAAACACCTTCACAAAATACTTCAATAGGATCTTTATCAGGAGGAAATCAACAAAAAGTTATATTAGGAAGATGGCTTTTAACTGAACCAGATGTTCTAATGCTTGATGAACCTACAAGAGGTATTGATGTATTAGCTAAATATGAAATATATCAATTGATGATAGAATTAGCTAAAAAAGATAAAGGAATTATAATGATATCATCAGAAATGCCTGAATTATTAGGAGTTACAGACAGAATACTTGTAATGAGTAATGGAAGAGTTGCAGGAATAGTAAAAACATCTGAAACAACTCAAGAAGAAATAATGACATTATCAGCAAAATATCTATAGAATGGAAATATAAAAGAGAAAGAGGAGAAAAAAATGAGTATACGTACAAAAGATGGAAATATCGATTATAAAAAACTTTTAATTCAAAGTGGACTATATTTAGTATTATTAATAATGTTAGTTCTTATTATTATAAAAGAACCTTCATTCTTAAGTATAAGAAACTTTAAAAATATCTTAACACAATCATCTGTAAGACTTATTATAGCTTTAGGAGTTGCGGGACTTATTGTTACAACAGGTACTGACCTTTCAGTAGGAAGACAAGTTGGATTCTCAGCAGTTATTTCAGCTACACTTTTACAAGCAGCAACAACTGCTCATAAAGTATATCCTGATATGCAAGATTTCCCACTATTTGGGGCAATAGCTATAGTTATGGTAGTTGGAATGGTAATAGGTGCTTTAAACGGACTTGCAGTAGCGAAATTAAATCTACATCCATTCATTGTTACAATGGGTAGTATGACAATTGTTTATGGTATTAACTCACTTTATTACGACTTTGCTGGTGGATCTCCAATAGCTGGATTTGCGGAAAAATATACTTCTTTTGCTCAAGGTTATATAAATATTGGTGGATTTACAATCTCTTACTTAATTTTCTATGCTATAATAGCTACAGTAATTATGTGGGTATTATGGAATAAAACAAAATTTGGTAAAAACGTATTTGCTGTTGGAGGAAATATAGAAGCAGCTAAAGTATCAGGAGTAAATGTTCATTGGACATTAATAAAACTTTATGCATTATCTGGTATCTTCTATGCTTTTGGAGGATTCTTAGAAGCAGGACGTATTGGTTCAGCTACTAACAACTTAGGAAATATGTATGAGATGGACGCAATTGCTGCATGTGTAATTGGAGGAGTTTCATTCTATGGAGGAGTTGGAAAAATCTCTGGAGTTGTAACAGGAGTTATCTTATTAACAGTTATTAACTATGGATTAACTTATATTGGAGTAAACCCTTACTGGCAATATATCATTAAAGGACTTATCATAATAGTAGCAGTTGCATTTGACTCTATTAAATATGCTAAGAAAAAATAATTTTAAATAAATATTAAAAAATAATTTTTACTACACCTATAATCTTAAATAAAAGAGAAAAGGTGTAGTTTTTTTATAAGAAAATCTATAGAGAAAATATAGACAAAATGAAGAAAAAAGGGTAAACTTATATCAATAAAAAAGAAGGAGGGAAAGCTTTTTATGAAAATAAGTATAGAATGTGTATTGGAAAAAAATGAAATTTCAACTTCTTACAATAGAAAAATATTGTCATTCTTCAAAAAATCTTTAGAAAATTATAATATAGAGATAAAAAAATTTTTTTATGATGAACCAATAAAAAAAGATATGAGTTTTTCTTGCTATTTTTTAATTGATAAGATAGAAAATAGCAAAATAAAATTAAAAGAAAAAAAATTTAAGATTTTTTTAACCTTTAATTCTATAGTAGATGGAATTCATTTCTATAATGCTTTTATTGGAGCAAAAAATGATAAATTGAATTTTAATATGGGAGATGATAATAATTTTATAATAAAAAATATAAATAAGTTACAAGAAAAAGAGATAGAAGGGAAAGTAGCAGCTTTCAAATTGCTTTCTCCTTTGGTGATAAGAGAAAAAAGAAAAGGTAAAAAAGATTGGTATCATTTTTTAGATGAAAAAGGTATGAAAGTATTGAAAAATAATCTATGTTATAGTTTGAAAGATAAATTTTCTAGAGAAGTTTTAGAAGGTTTAGAGATAATACCATTAGATGTGAAGAATGTAGTTGTAAATTTTTATGAGATAAAGTTTAATGCTACAAAGGGAATAATCGCTTTAAAAGGAGATAATGAATTATTAAATTATTTTTATAAAGCAGGATTAGGAAGTAGAAAGTCAAGTGGTTATGGTATGCTAGAACTAATAAATTAGGTGATTGTATGGAAATAAAAATAGAATTAGGAAATTGGCAATATAATGCTGGAATTGTAGGGCTTTATGAAATTTTAATATTCTGTAATAGAAATAGTGTTAAATTAGAATCTGATGCAATGATTTTTGACTCTAAAGAATTAGAAGGATTTGAAGAAAAATATTTTGCTTATTTAATAGAGATATATAAAAAATCTTTACCATGGTATAAGGTAATTTCCTATAAAGAGAGAGTAGAAAAGTTATTACTTGATATAGAAACACGACCTTTTGAAGAGGTTTTTAGTGATAGTATACTTAAAGAAATTGATACTTATATAAAATCTATTTTGAAATATTATTTAAAATCAAAGAGTATAGTATCTGCTTATGATTTTATAAAAGGGAATATTAATCCTTTAGAGGTAGAAAAAGAGTTACAAGGAATTAGTATAAGAAAAAATGAAAATGTTATAGATAAAAAAGATGAAATCTTAAAAACTTTAGAAAAAATAAAAGAAATAATAGAATATTTTGAATTAGAAGATAGTAAAAAATATATTGGTGGAAAAAATATTATCTATTCAATTATAAAAAATGGTTGGAATAAAGTGAGCATTTTAAATCCTCAGACAAAAGAAAAGGATATTTACAAAGATTTTAAAAATTATTTTGTTGATTCAACAAAACAATATATAGAAGAAGATAAAAGTAAATATAAGTATAATTGTTTTATTTGTAATAGAAAGATAAAAAAATTTGATAACGATTTTAGTTTTTTAAATAATACAGGATTTGATGTAGCTAGAAAACCATCTCATGTATGGAACTTTCAAAATGATGTAGCTATGTGTCCAATTTGTAAATTAGTTTATAGTTGTGTACCAGTAGGATTTTCTTATGTGCATGGAGCTGGTTTATTTATTAATGCCAATATTAATATTGAAAATTTAATAAATATTAATACTAAGATAAAAAAGGATATTTATAATGATGAAAAAGATTTAGGAATATATAAAGTTTTATCAAAAAGATTAAGAAATAGTGAAAAAAGAGAACTAAAACAAAATTTAAATGAAAATATTAGAAAAAGTGAAAAATATGAGTTGGAGGATATTCAACTTGTAAGATATGAGCATGAGAATTATTATTTTAATATTTTATCTAAAAATATGATAAGGGTAATAAATGGATGTGAAAAAGAGTTTAATTATTTATTAAATGATAGTTTTTTAGAAAATGGGAATAGATATGTATTAATAGATGAAGTAATGAAAAGAATTTTGAATAATGAGAATCTTTTTTCTTTAATACATAGAGCTTTATATTCTAAAAATTCTATAAAAGATAAGAACTATATAACTACAAATGGAGTAATATCAATGCTTAAGATAAACTTTGAAATGTTAAAGGGGGCAGGATATATGGAAAATAAAGAAAAAGATATAATTGCAAGAGGAAGAATAGCAGGAAGAGAATTAAGAAAAAAATATGAAGGAAAAGATGCTGAACATAAAATTTCAGGAATAGCTTATAGAATTTTAAATGGAATAAAGACAAATAATATAAATATGACAATGGATACTATTTTAAATAGTTATTTGTATTGTAAAGAACAAGTGCCAAGTATAATTATTGAGATATTAAGAGATAATGATCTTCACAAAACATTAGGATATGCTTTTATAGCTGGATTATTAGGAAAAGATTATAATTCAATTGAAAATAAAGATGAAGAAAAAATGATATAGAGGAGGAGAGATATATGAAAATAAAAGGTTTAACAATGACAATAGTATTTGAAGCAGAGAGTGCAAACTATGGAGAGGGAGTTGGGAATGTTGCAACTTTAAAAAAACTTACTAGAGGGAATGGAGACCAATATACATATATTTCAAGACAGGCTATAAGATACAATATAGTTGAACAATTAGGGGAACCATTGGCAAAAGTTGAATCTTCTGGTTCAGGTGAAAAAACAGTAGTTCAATTTTCAGGAGATTCTACAATAAAGGACTATCCAGAAATAGATTTTTTCGGTTATCTAAAAACAGAAAAGGGAACAAATGGAAAAAAACGTTCAGCGATAGTAAGATTATCTAATGCAATTTCAACTGAGAACTTTAAGGGAGATCTAGATTTTTTAACTAATAAAGGATTGGCAGATAGGTTAAAAAGAGATATGAATATAGCTCAAGCGGAGATTCATAAATCTTATTATGTTTATACTGTAGCAATAGATTTAGATCAGGTAGGAATAGATAAAAATTATGAAATAGAGTTAACAAAAGAGGAAAAAATTAGAAGAGTGGAAAAACTATTAGATACAATAGCTTTCCTTTATAGAGATATAAGAGGAAGAAGAGAAAATTTAAGTCCATTATTTGTAATAGGTGGAGTTTATAATAGAAAAAATCCAATTTTTGAGAATTTGGTAAAAATACAAAATAATAAAATTTTAGTTAAAGATATAGATTCAGGAATCTTTGATGATATGAGAAATGATACTATTAGTGGTATTATTGATGGAAAATTTGATAATACCCAAGAAATAAAAGATATGCTAAATTCTGAAACTATTCCTCAATTCTTCAATAAAATAAAAGTAAAGGTAAAAGAGTATTATGAAAGCAATTAGAATAAAGATTAAACAAAACCTTCCTAATTATAAATATCCTACAAGTTTTCAAATAAAAGAAACTTATCCACTCCCACCTTATTCAACAGTAATTGGAATGATTCATAACGCTTGTGGATTTACAGAATATAAACCAATGAAAGTAAGTATTCAAGGAAAATATCATTCTAAAACAAATGACTTTGCTACAAGGTATGAGTTTAAAAATGGTGCCCCATTTGAAGCAGAACGTCATCAACTAAAGGTAGGAGATTATGGAGTTTCAAAAAGTGTATCTAATATTGAATTATTATCAGAAGTTGAACTTTTATTACATATAGTACCAGAAGATAAAAATTTGTTAGATGAGATATATAATTCATTATTATACCCAAGAGAATATTTATCTTTAGGCAGAAGAGAGGACTTAGTAGTTATTGAAGAATTAAAAATAGTAGAGGTAAAGAGTGAAGAGGAAATAGATGAAAAAATAGGTATAGCTGAGGAGTATAGAGCCTATGTTCCAGTGGAGATGTTAGAAAGAGAAGAGGTAATAAAAGCAGGAGAAATTTCTAATATTAAATTTAAAGGAACAATGTATAATCTTAATAAAAATTATACTTTAGTAAATTTAGGTACTGCTAAATCTCCAAAAATATTTAGAAAGTGGACAAAAGTAAAAGTTCATTATGCATCAAATTTATATCTTTCAGAATTAGATGAGGTATGGTTTGATGAGGATAAAAATCCTGTATTCTTTGCTTGATACTGGAGGAGAGAGAATGAAAGAAAAGGAAGATGATTATTTTTTAGCAAAATCTAATCCTATTCAAACTATATCAGAACATACAGATGAATTATTAAAAAATTTAGACATATTAATAAAATTATATCCCAATTTATTTTTAAATTGGGATACTTTATATCTAATAGAATTAGCTTGTTTGTATCATGATATAGGAAAGATAAATAGATTTTTTCAAGAGGTAATAAGAGGTAAAAAAATAGTACAACCACTACCACATGGTTTTTTTAGTTTATGTTTTCTTGGAGGAAAAGAGTTTTATAAAGAGATAAAAAAGTTATATGAAGAAAAAGGAATTGATAGTAAAGAAGTAAGAAAAAAGGCAGAAATATTTATAAAAATATTAGCTAATGCAATTGCTTATCATCATGAAAGAGATATAGTTGGAAATTATATAAAAGTTATGGAAGAAAATTTAGAAGATTTAAAATCTAGATTTGAAAAACTGAATTATAATAAGTTAAAAAATAAAAATGTAAAAATATTACCAATTAATTTTTTTACTGGAGAAAGAATCACTCTAGATGATGGAAAAGAAGTGTTCAATAAATACGTTTTAATAAAAGGATTGCTTAATAGGATTGATTATGCTGCTAGTTCTGGAGAGGATATTGAGGTAGAAAAAGAGAATAATTTTTTAAAAGAGTGTTTAGAAAAGATGTTAGAGGAATGGAAAGAAAGAAATCCTAGTAGTAAATGGAATGAATTACAGAGATATATGATAGAAAATAGAGATAAAAATGTAATAGCTATTGCTCAAACTGGAATGGGAAAAACAGAAGCAGGGCTTTTATGGATAGGGAATACTAAAGGTTTCTTTATATTACCATTAAAAACAGCAATAAATTCTATTTATGAAAGAATAAGAATGGGAATTGTAAAGGAAAAGATAGAAGAGAGAGTTGGATTACTTCACTCTGATACAAAGGATATATATATGGAAAATTTTTCTGAAAGCGATACCTTTGATATGTATTATGAGAGTACTAAACAACTATCTCTTCCTCTAACTATATGCACTTTAGATCAGATATTTGATTTTGTATATAGATATAAAGGATTTGAGCCTAAGTTAGCAACACTTTCATATTCTAAAATTGTATTAGATGAGATACAAATGTATTCTCCAGATTTATTAGCTTATGTGATAAGAGGATTAAAAGATATAACTAGAATGGGAGGAAAATTTGCTATACTTACTGCAACCTTTCCAAAGATTATAGAGGATTTTTTAAAAAGAGAAGAAATAGAATTTCAAGTTTCTCCTAATTTTATAAAAAAAGAATTGCCACTAAGACACAAAGTAGAAATAAGAGAAGAAAGAATAGATAGTGATTTTATTTTGAGTAGCTATAAAAAAAATAAAGTTTTGGTAATTTGCAATACTGTTAAAGAAGCTCAAAAAATATATGAGGAATTATTAGAAAAGATGAAAGATATAGAAAGAGTAAATCTTTTCCATAGTAAATTTATTAAGAGAGATAGAAAGAAGAAAGAAGAAGATATATTAAAACTTGGAGATAAAAATAATAAAGATTATGGAATATGGGTATCAACTCAAGTAGTTGAAGCTTCTTTAGATATAGATTTTGATATATTAATTACTGAATTATCTGATTTAAATGGGTTATTTCAAAGAATGGGAAGGTGTTATAGAAATCGTCCTTTAGTTGAGGGAGTAACAAATTGTTATGTATTTATAGGAGATGAAAAACAAAAAAATTCTGGTGTAGGAAGTGTAGTTGATAAAGAGATATATAATTTTTCAAGAGAATATTTAAAAAAGAAACTTGTTGGAGAGATAG
The window above is part of the uncultured Fusobacterium sp. genome. Proteins encoded here:
- the cas5b gene encoding type I-B CRISPR-associated protein Cas5b — its product is MKAIRIKIKQNLPNYKYPTSFQIKETYPLPPYSTVIGMIHNACGFTEYKPMKVSIQGKYHSKTNDFATRYEFKNGAPFEAERHQLKVGDYGVSKSVSNIELLSEVELLLHIVPEDKNLLDEIYNSLLYPREYLSLGRREDLVVIEELKIVEVKSEEEIDEKIGIAEEYRAYVPVEMLEREEVIKAGEISNIKFKGTMYNLNKNYTLVNLGTAKSPKIFRKWTKVKVHYASNLYLSELDEVWFDEDKNPVFFA
- the mglB gene encoding galactose/glucose ABC transporter substrate-binding protein MglB, which gives rise to MKKTGIILGALLLVAGLTGCGGEKKEEAAKAPEKLRIGFTAYKYDDNFIALYRKVVLAEAEKVQDKVELTMNDSQNSQQTQNDQIDVMLSKGVDALAINLVDPAAGQTVMEKIKAENVPVVFYNKKPAKSVIDAYEKAYYVGIDPNAQGVAQGELIAKAWKANPALDLNKDGVIQYVMIKGEPGHPDAEARTTYSIKTLNDMGIQTEELHLDTAMWDTAMAKDKMDAWLSGPNGDKIEVVICNNDGMALGAIESLKATGKMLPVYGVDALPEAIVKIEAGEMAGTVLNDAQGQGKGTWDMVVNLAQGKAATEGTSYQLVEKELLIPSIGIDKENAAQFK
- the mglC gene encoding galactose/methyl galactoside ABC transporter permease MglC, which encodes MSIRTKDGNIDYKKLLIQSGLYLVLLIMLVLIIIKEPSFLSIRNFKNILTQSSVRLIIALGVAGLIVTTGTDLSVGRQVGFSAVISATLLQAATTAHKVYPDMQDFPLFGAIAIVMVVGMVIGALNGLAVAKLNLHPFIVTMGSMTIVYGINSLYYDFAGGSPIAGFAEKYTSFAQGYINIGGFTISYLIFYAIIATVIMWVLWNKTKFGKNVFAVGGNIEAAKVSGVNVHWTLIKLYALSGIFYAFGGFLEAGRIGSATNNLGNMYEMDAIAACVIGGVSFYGGVGKISGVVTGVILLTVINYGLTYIGVNPYWQYIIKGLIIIVAVAFDSIKYAKKK
- a CDS encoding ROK family protein, which produces MNYYVGIDLGGTNTKIGILNNDGEIFKSTVIKTLSSEGAERTLTRIWEAAKKLADELNVDTKKIKGIGIGIPGPVINQSVVAFFANFPWGENVDIKSMMEKISGIETKLDNDVNIIALGEAKYGAAKGSKTSVTVALGTGIGGGIYIDGKLISGFMGAGGEIGHMKLVKDGKLCGCGQKGCFEAYASATGLIREAISRLLVNKQNLLYTMIDGKLDILEAKDIFDAAKEGDKFSLDLVEYEAEYLAMGIGNILNIINPEKIVLGGGVAMAGEILMNPVKEKLKKYALPVTLKNMEIVQGVLGNEAGIKGAVGLFM
- the cas3 gene encoding CRISPR-associated helicase Cas3', coding for MKEKEDDYFLAKSNPIQTISEHTDELLKNLDILIKLYPNLFLNWDTLYLIELACLYHDIGKINRFFQEVIRGKKIVQPLPHGFFSLCFLGGKEFYKEIKKLYEEKGIDSKEVRKKAEIFIKILANAIAYHHERDIVGNYIKVMEENLEDLKSRFEKLNYNKLKNKNVKILPINFFTGERITLDDGKEVFNKYVLIKGLLNRIDYAASSGEDIEVEKENNFLKECLEKMLEEWKERNPSSKWNELQRYMIENRDKNVIAIAQTGMGKTEAGLLWIGNTKGFFILPLKTAINSIYERIRMGIVKEKIEERVGLLHSDTKDIYMENFSESDTFDMYYESTKQLSLPLTICTLDQIFDFVYRYKGFEPKLATLSYSKIVLDEIQMYSPDLLAYVIRGLKDITRMGGKFAILTATFPKIIEDFLKREEIEFQVSPNFIKKELPLRHKVEIREERIDSDFILSSYKKNKVLVICNTVKEAQKIYEELLEKMKDIERVNLFHSKFIKRDRKKKEEDILKLGDKNNKDYGIWVSTQVVEASLDIDFDILITELSDLNGLFQRMGRCYRNRPLVEGVTNCYVFIGDEKQKNSGVGSVVDKEIYNFSREYLKKKLVGEIDENMKMTAISEIYTTENLEKTGYYKRIEEVLDYLEKVIAYEYNKEDIRKKFRDITSYEIIPRSIYQENQKEINELEKILNLEYLPKLDIESRKKQKKEKLLAKIKLKGFTMNVSGYEINQKVLSKSEILKLGKYDKIYILDCEYSFEKGYQRTKLEEEFLYTDRCL
- the cas7i gene encoding type I-B CRISPR-associated protein Cas7/Cst2/DevR, which gives rise to MKIKGLTMTIVFEAESANYGEGVGNVATLKKLTRGNGDQYTYISRQAIRYNIVEQLGEPLAKVESSGSGEKTVVQFSGDSTIKDYPEIDFFGYLKTEKGTNGKKRSAIVRLSNAISTENFKGDLDFLTNKGLADRLKRDMNIAQAEIHKSYYVYTVAIDLDQVGIDKNYEIELTKEEKIRRVEKLLDTIAFLYRDIRGRRENLSPLFVIGGVYNRKNPIFENLVKIQNNKILVKDIDSGIFDDMRNDTISGIIDGKFDNTQEIKDMLNSETIPQFFNKIKVKVKEYYESN
- the cas8a1 gene encoding type I-B CRISPR-associated protein Cas8b1/Cst1, coding for MEIKIELGNWQYNAGIVGLYEILIFCNRNSVKLESDAMIFDSKELEGFEEKYFAYLIEIYKKSLPWYKVISYKERVEKLLLDIETRPFEEVFSDSILKEIDTYIKSILKYYLKSKSIVSAYDFIKGNINPLEVEKELQGISIRKNENVIDKKDEILKTLEKIKEIIEYFELEDSKKYIGGKNIIYSIIKNGWNKVSILNPQTKEKDIYKDFKNYFVDSTKQYIEEDKSKYKYNCFICNRKIKKFDNDFSFLNNTGFDVARKPSHVWNFQNDVAMCPICKLVYSCVPVGFSYVHGAGLFINANINIENLININTKIKKDIYNDEKDLGIYKVLSKRLRNSEKRELKQNLNENIRKSEKYELEDIQLVRYEHENYYFNILSKNMIRVINGCEKEFNYLLNDSFLENGNRYVLIDEVMKRILNNENLFSLIHRALYSKNSIKDKNYITTNGVISMLKINFEMLKGAGYMENKEKDIIARGRIAGRELRKKYEGKDAEHKISGIAYRILNGIKTNNINMTMDTILNSYLYCKEQVPSIIIEILRDNDLHKTLGYAFIAGLLGKDYNSIENKDEEKMI
- the mglA gene encoding galactose/methyl galactoside ABC transporter ATP-binding protein MglA, whose translation is MENCKYILEMNNITKEFPGVKALDGANLKVRPHSVHALMGENGAGKSTLMKCLFGIYEKDSGTILFEGKEINFKSAKEALDNGVSMVHQELNQVLQRNILDNIWLGRYPKKGFFIDEKKMYEDTKKIFEDLDINVDPRAKMGDLAVSERQMVEIAKAVSYNSKIIVMDEPTSSLTEKEVDHLFKIINKLRDRGCGIVYISHKMEEIKAISDDITIMRDGKWIATESVKDLTTEQIINMMVGRDLTNRFPPKDNVVKEEILKVEGLTALHQPSIQNVSFELHKGEILGIAGLVGSKRTEIVETIFGMREKESGKITIKGKEVKNHNPNEAIANGFALVTEERRATGIYGMLDINFNSTISNLDRYKGKNPLLALLNDKGMKEDTQWVIDSMHVKTPSQNTSIGSLSGGNQQKVILGRWLLTEPDVLMLDEPTRGIDVLAKYEIYQLMIELAKKDKGIIMISSEMPELLGVTDRILVMSNGRVAGIVKTSETTQEEIMTLSAKYL
- the cas6 gene encoding CRISPR-associated endoribonuclease Cas6, which encodes MKISIECVLEKNEISTSYNRKILSFFKKSLENYNIEIKKFFYDEPIKKDMSFSCYFLIDKIENSKIKLKEKKFKIFLTFNSIVDGIHFYNAFIGAKNDKLNFNMGDDNNFIIKNINKLQEKEIEGKVAAFKLLSPLVIREKRKGKKDWYHFLDEKGMKVLKNNLCYSLKDKFSREVLEGLEIIPLDVKNVVVNFYEIKFNATKGIIALKGDNELLNYFYKAGLGSRKSSGYGMLELIN